In Daphnia pulex isolate KAP4 chromosome 7, ASM2113471v1, one genomic interval encodes:
- the LOC124197503 gene encoding cytochrome P450 4c3-like isoform X2 translates to MSPTLLETNSLWTGWGDWFPPMWLLLVTTLVFYYWTWSQSRVVRLINAIPGPKSLPLLGNLLDLDVYNDNFLKMTTIDWVQKYGPMYRVWLCTRPFIALSSPELVQKILASTKLITKSPDYSNFSSWLGNCMFTSTGVHWKNRRRLVTPGFHFQNHTSFIDIFNEKSAECAREFERTIETHGDVEIDVNPFMAKCALNIICETAMGQQTKIEVEKAIYVNNVHRICQIFVERVSRPWLSIDWIYKLSSLGRESQKCISSLHAFTNKVTRDRREMLKEEEQDRGNVQNKVMDVEKESKRRFAFVDGLIKASNEGADLNDNGIREEIDLITFAGYDTTSAAMVWFLYLIAKHPEHQKLILDELDVVFCGDVERPCTTQDIAELKYLECCIKEALRMYPSIPFVMRNLTEDVEIDGHTLPAGVTVAMVFYAIHHNPLIYPDPEVFRPERFFPENSVGRHPYAFIPFSAGPRNCIGQKYAMLELKVVFANLLRKVKFSVPDPTKPLSDAPDLGFVLKPKHGVRLNLSKRLNKD, encoded by the exons ATGTCGCCTACTCTTCTAGAAACCAACAGTTTATGGACAGGATGGGGCGATTGGTTTCCACCAATGTGGCTGCTGTTGGTTACTACCTTGGTATTTTACTACTGGACGTGGAGTCAATCAAGAGTTGTCCGTCTCATCAACGCCATACCCGGACCGAAATCCCTGCCACTCTTGGGCAATCTTCTAGATTTGGATGTTTACAACGACa attttttgaaaatgacaacaaTTGACTGGGTTCAAAAGTACGGACCAATGTATCGCGTCTGGCTGTGCACTCGACCTTTTATAGCCCTTTCGTCTCCGGAATTAGTACAA AAAATATTAGCAAGCACTAAACTCATCACGAAATCACCCGATTACTCAAATTTCAGTAGTTGGCTTGGAAACTGCATGTTCACTTCAACAG GTGTTCATTGGAAAAATCGTCGTCGGCTGGTGACACCAGGATTCCATTTTCAGAATCATACCAGTTTCATCGACATATTCAACGAAAAAAGTGCTGAATGCGCCAGAGAATTTGAAAGAACAATCGAAACTCACGGCGATGTCGAGATCGACGTTAACCCCTTCATGGCCAAATGCGCATTAAACATTATCTGCG aaacCGCAATGGGACAGCAAACAAAGATTGAAGTGGAAAAGGCGATTTACGTTAATAACGTTCACAG AATTTGTCAGATTTTTGTGGAACGTGTTAGTCGACCTTGGCTATCCATCGACTGGATTTACAAGTTAAGTTCATTGGGCCGTGAAAGTCAAAAGTGTATCAGCTCTCTCCATGCCTTCACCAATAAG GTGACACGAGATCGACGTGAAATGCTAAAAGAGGAAGAACAGGATCGTGGGAATGTGCAAAATAAAGTAATGGATgtcgaaaaagaatcaa AGAGGAGATTTGCTTTCGTAGATGGACTTATAAAAGCATCAAACGAAGGGGCTGATCTCAACGACAACGGAATTCgagaagaaattgatttaatcACGTTCGCG GGATACGATACAACATCAGCGGCTATGGTTTGGTTTCTCTATCTCATAGCGAAACACCCAGAACACCAG AAACTGATTTTGGACGAATTAGATGTGGTTTTTTGCGGTGATGTAGAGCGCCCTTGCACAACTCAGGATATTGCTGAACTCAAATACTTAGAATGTTGTATCAAAGAAGCTCTGAGGATGTATCCTAGCATACCGTTCGTCATGCGGAATTTGACGGAAGATGTGGAAATAG ATGGACACACGTTGCCAGCCGGCGTAACGGTCGCAATGGTATTTTACGCAATCCATCACAATCCCCTAATTTATCCGGATCCGGAAGTTTTCAGGCCGGAACGTTTTTTCCCGGAAAACAGCGTTGGCCGACACCCATACGCGTTTATCCCGTTTAGCGCAGGCCCACGTAATTGCATTG GTCAAAAATACGCCATGCTGGAACTCAAAGTCGTTTTTGCCAATCTCTTACGCAAAGTGAAGTTTTCCGTTCCTGATCCTACAAAACCTTTGTCCGACGCTCCCGATTTAGGATTTGTGTTAAAGCCCAAACATGGTGTTCGACTCAATTTATCAAAACGGTTAAACAAAgactaa
- the LOC124197503 gene encoding cytochrome P450 4c3-like isoform X1 — translation MSPTLLETNSLWTGWGDWFPPMWLLLVTTLVFYYWTWSQSRVVRLINAIPGPKSLPLLGNLLDLDVYNDNFLKMTTIDWVQKYGPMYRVWLCTRPFIALSSPELVQKILASTKLITKSPDYSNFSSWLGNCMFTSTGVHWKNRRRLVTPGFHFQNHTSFIDIFNEKSAECAREFERTIETHGDVEIDVNPFMAKCALNIICETAMGQQTKIEVEKAIYVNNVHRICQIFVERVSRPWLSIDWIYKLSSLGRESQKCISSLHAFTNKVTRDRREMLKEEEQDRGNVQNKVMDVEKESKRRFAFVDGLIKASNEGADLNDNGIREEIDLITFAVTSIYFVIRQIKLINKFFAHQGYDTTSAAMVWFLYLIAKHPEHQKLILDELDVVFCGDVERPCTTQDIAELKYLECCIKEALRMYPSIPFVMRNLTEDVEIDGHTLPAGVTVAMVFYAIHHNPLIYPDPEVFRPERFFPENSVGRHPYAFIPFSAGPRNCIGQKYAMLELKVVFANLLRKVKFSVPDPTKPLSDAPDLGFVLKPKHGVRLNLSKRLNKD, via the exons ATGTCGCCTACTCTTCTAGAAACCAACAGTTTATGGACAGGATGGGGCGATTGGTTTCCACCAATGTGGCTGCTGTTGGTTACTACCTTGGTATTTTACTACTGGACGTGGAGTCAATCAAGAGTTGTCCGTCTCATCAACGCCATACCCGGACCGAAATCCCTGCCACTCTTGGGCAATCTTCTAGATTTGGATGTTTACAACGACa attttttgaaaatgacaacaaTTGACTGGGTTCAAAAGTACGGACCAATGTATCGCGTCTGGCTGTGCACTCGACCTTTTATAGCCCTTTCGTCTCCGGAATTAGTACAA AAAATATTAGCAAGCACTAAACTCATCACGAAATCACCCGATTACTCAAATTTCAGTAGTTGGCTTGGAAACTGCATGTTCACTTCAACAG GTGTTCATTGGAAAAATCGTCGTCGGCTGGTGACACCAGGATTCCATTTTCAGAATCATACCAGTTTCATCGACATATTCAACGAAAAAAGTGCTGAATGCGCCAGAGAATTTGAAAGAACAATCGAAACTCACGGCGATGTCGAGATCGACGTTAACCCCTTCATGGCCAAATGCGCATTAAACATTATCTGCG aaacCGCAATGGGACAGCAAACAAAGATTGAAGTGGAAAAGGCGATTTACGTTAATAACGTTCACAG AATTTGTCAGATTTTTGTGGAACGTGTTAGTCGACCTTGGCTATCCATCGACTGGATTTACAAGTTAAGTTCATTGGGCCGTGAAAGTCAAAAGTGTATCAGCTCTCTCCATGCCTTCACCAATAAG GTGACACGAGATCGACGTGAAATGCTAAAAGAGGAAGAACAGGATCGTGGGAATGTGCAAAATAAAGTAATGGATgtcgaaaaagaatcaa AGAGGAGATTTGCTTTCGTAGATGGACTTATAAAAGCATCAAACGAAGGGGCTGATCTCAACGACAACGGAATTCgagaagaaattgatttaatcACGTTCGCGGTGACTAGTATTTACTTCGTGATTCGgcaaatcaaattaatcaataaattctttGCACACCAGGGATACGATACAACATCAGCGGCTATGGTTTGGTTTCTCTATCTCATAGCGAAACACCCAGAACACCAG AAACTGATTTTGGACGAATTAGATGTGGTTTTTTGCGGTGATGTAGAGCGCCCTTGCACAACTCAGGATATTGCTGAACTCAAATACTTAGAATGTTGTATCAAAGAAGCTCTGAGGATGTATCCTAGCATACCGTTCGTCATGCGGAATTTGACGGAAGATGTGGAAATAG ATGGACACACGTTGCCAGCCGGCGTAACGGTCGCAATGGTATTTTACGCAATCCATCACAATCCCCTAATTTATCCGGATCCGGAAGTTTTCAGGCCGGAACGTTTTTTCCCGGAAAACAGCGTTGGCCGACACCCATACGCGTTTATCCCGTTTAGCGCAGGCCCACGTAATTGCATTG GTCAAAAATACGCCATGCTGGAACTCAAAGTCGTTTTTGCCAATCTCTTACGCAAAGTGAAGTTTTCCGTTCCTGATCCTACAAAACCTTTGTCCGACGCTCCCGATTTAGGATTTGTGTTAAAGCCCAAACATGGTGTTCGACTCAATTTATCAAAACGGTTAAACAAAgactaa
- the LOC124197502 gene encoding all-trans-retinol 13,14-reductase-like: MSYTGAFLSNVQNQLGIITAVIIGYFVKKYFFDSPENSTSAKWKSPFAEDTRRPVTLLETDHTKRDQVMKKAFTKQLATEKKWDAIVIGSGIGGMTAAALLSKAGMKVLVLEKHYKCGGSCHTFRDEGYEFDVGIHYVGNFLRPTLTKTLVEQISDGQIQWAQFENNFDRLILDAMTPSQREYSIASGPDGFKNQLLKQFPDEVKGIETFFTLLKKAYKPQGTMSWFGVKLLPLWLVNSLNYFGLPTYLSSFYSLSHRSTKDVVESLTKNKDLQFLLSYSTGGFGLPPSQVSFSMMALLHVHCCEYGSCYPIGGASEMPYQIIPVIERSGGRVLMKANVTQILNEGGKVTGVRVGNKENSAVDIQAPIVISDAGLHNTLQDLLPEHVAKKSPCWPLTSAIKPAAGNISVFIGLKGSPKELGLTAQNLWIYSGSNTEDPFHDIMNSKSPEELLSKPYPALFISSGAAKDPTWEDRYPGRSVISVLTFIPYSWFSQWSETTVKKRGDEYNALKHEIGQKIIDQVVHLFPKLKNNIDYYSVGTPVTIGHFLTTKEGGTFGMAHGIERFCPKQSSLLRPESGIKGLYFTGQDVTSTGFGSCIYSGFLCASAILNKHYSLLYELYTQHKKLYGPPKRSDDLFF; this comes from the exons ATGTCCTACACGGGGGCGTTTCTTTCCAACGTGCAAAATCAACTAGGAATTATCACCGCTGTCATAATTGGctatttcgtgaaaaaatatttcttcgatTCGCCTGAAAATTCGACTTCCGCTAAGTGGAAATCGCCTTTTGCTGAAGATACGAGAAGACCAGTGACTCTATTAGAAACTGATCATACCAAACGCGATCAAGTCATGAAAAAAG CCTTCACTAAGCAGCTGGCGACAGAGAAGAAATGGGACGCAATTGTTATCGGTTCGGGAATAGGAG GAATGACCGCAGCAGCCCTTCTCAGCAAAGCTGGAATGAAAGTCCTAGTTCTCGAAAAACATTACAAATGTGGGGGATCCTGTCACACCTTCAGAGACGAGGGTTACGAATTTGACGTGGGAATTCACTACGTAGGAAATTTCCTCCGCCCCACTCTGACTAAGACATTGGTGGAACAAATTAGTGACGGACAAATTCAGTGGGCTCAATTTG aaaataacttTGACCGTCTTATTCTGGACGCCATGACTCCATCGCAAAGAGAGTACAGCATCGCTTCAGGTCCGGATGGTTTCAAAAACCAGTTGCTGAAGCAGTTTCCCGATGAAGTGAAAGGCATTGAAACGTTCTTCACGTTACTCAAAAAGGCGTACAAACCCCAAGGAACGATGTCTTGGTTTGGAGTGAAATTACTTCCCTTATGGCTCGTTAATTCGCTCAACTATTTTGGCTTGCCAACTTATTTGAGCAGCTTCTACTCTCTAAGTCACCGCTCAACTAAAGATGTCGTAGAG AGTTTGACGAAGAACAAGGACCTGCAGTTTTTATTATCGTACAGCACCGGCGGATTCGGCTTACCGCCTAGTCAAGTGAGCTTCTCGATGATGGCCCTGTTGCATGTCCATTGCTGTGAATAtg GATCTTGTTACCCGATTGGTGGAGCTTCTGAAATGCCTTACCAAATCATCCCGGTCATCGAGCGATCAGGTGGTCGTGTTTTGATGAAGGCGAACGTCACGCAAATTCTAAACGAAGGAGGAAAAGTGACAGGTGTCAGAGTCGGCAACAAAGAAAATTCGGCGGTTGACATTCAGGCTCCGATCGTCATATCTGATGCGG GTTTACACAACACTTTGCAAGACCTACTTCCGGAACACGTAGCCAAGAAGTCGCCCTGCTGGCCACTAACGAGTGCCATTAAACCAGCCGCCGGTAACATAAGTGTCTTTATAGGACTTAAAGGCTCACCCAAAGAATTAGGCCTCACGGCACAGAATCTCTGGATCTATTCAGGGTCTAATACCGAAGAT CCATTTCACGACATTATGAATTCTAAATCTCCCGAAGAATTACTTTCGAAACCTTACCCAgcacttttcatttcatccgGAGCAGCAAAAGATCCTACGTGGGAGGATCGGTATCCAG GTCGCAGTGTCATATCAGTTTTGACGTTTATCCCATATTCTTGGTTCTCCCAGTGGTCCGAGACGACAGTAAAGAAGCGAGGCGATGAGTACAATGCTTTAAAACACGAAATTGGTCAAAAAATCATTGACCAGGTGGTTCATCTTTTCCCCAAACTCAAA aataatatCGACTACTACAGCGTGGGGACTCCGGTGACTATCGGACATTTCCTAACGACTAAAGAAGGCGGCACTTTCGGAATGGCACACGGCATCGAACGTTTTTGCCCGAAGCAGTCGTCTTTATTGCGACCCGAGTCAGGCATCAAAG GCTTGTATTTTACCGGCCAAGACGTGACATCGACTGGATTCGGATCTTGCATCTACTCCGGATTTCTGTGTGCCAGCGCCATCTTGAACAAACACTATTCTCTACTGTATGAATTGTACACGCAGCACAAGAAACTATATGGGCCACCTAAACGCTCCGACGATCTATTTTTCTAG
- the LOC124197462 gene encoding uncharacterized protein LOC124197462 isoform X1, whose translation MFVSSNDNKENQVHFPRYFVFEDYFQLIFHLAGICFIIPSNQQNSTDYRPSDQPKARKKMSSKRKADEDVTPECHDHGNPPKKRKNDVDSLLLEVENQNVAYLKYLVEQGTGNFPLSEQWRLVFIPALSDTTISDQIFHILKKKYPDIDLMKKEEKTKNPDCMILPQDADTEQLIEVLELVGAACVFYGNAKDRRYGWSFWYKATNLREGNAIPKSTFLQSENLKLAMRKKLEFQTVQELEDLLRQRRTHWATQAIFTSLRISKKCDCYQKRFVVYNLFKFALQGWGDRNVPRPRAFAISLTLFELFGKTKFFDELVKNETNLEDVVHSTFTEFFNTLRDPVKNQTELAAVLTYENLMTSLVFSFVYQVKVHDDARNDQIKTKDYTIKSKADKLEEISQLILLILKLLVSIPKSKSESKRLKIQLEVYINIFELKRVSQKPNLLLRVCTSHQGTPNEFKLIKLLLKAGADPNAVDQQRCSPLHLLADCEHFSSRMWDDPSYSTRAENFTSIVRLILHERFHDEQVNLSGQSALERIQALLSRYPNAELSRLVVNFSQGVRPLSCIAAKEARRNQLPCEGLPMTVQSMVLQH comes from the exons atgtttgtttcttctaacGACAACAag gagAATCAAGTACATTTCCCACGGTATTTCGTATTTGAAGACTACTTCCAATTGATCTTCCATCTAGCtggcatttgttttattattccatcAAATCAGCAG aACAGTACTGACTACAGACCGTCTGACCAACCCAAAGCACGGAAGAAAATGAGTTCTAAAAGGAAAGCTGATGAAGATGTGACACCTGAATGTCATGATCATGGGAATCCCCctaagaaaaggaagaatgatGTTGATTCTCTTCTGCTTGAAGTTGAAAACCAGAATGTGGCTTACTTGAAGTATTTGGTTGAACAAGGAACTGGCAACTTCCCGTTGAGTGAACAGTGGAGATTAGTATTCATTCCTGCCCTATCTGACACCACTATTTCAGACCAGATCTTTCATATCCTCAAGAAGAAGTACCCAGACATCGACctcatgaaaaaagaagagaaaacaaaaaatccagaTTGTATGATTCTACCACAGGATGCTGATACAGAGCAGCTCATTGAAGTACTGGAGCTGGTCGGCGCTGCGTGTGTTTTTTATGGGAACGCAAAAGATCGAAGATACGGCTGGAGCTTCTGGTATAAAGCCACGAATCTGCGAGAAGGCAATGCCATTCCGAAGTCTACTTTTCTTCAATCTGAAAACCTAAAACTTGCTATGaggaaaaaacttgaattccAAACTGTTCAAGAATTGGAAGATTTGTTACGGCAGAGGCGAACGCACTGGGCGACTCAAGCAATCTTCACTTCTCTACGTATTTCGAAGAAGTGTGACTGCTATCAGAAAAGATTCGTTGTCTacaatttgttcaaattcGCTCTTCAAGGATGGGGGGACCGCAATGTCCCTCGGCCCCGCGCTTTCGCCATATCCCTCACCCTTTTTGAGCTCTtcggtaaaacaaaattttttgacgaactagtgaaaaatgaaacgaactTGGAAGATGTGGTCCACTCAACGTTCACCGAATTCTTCAACACCCTGAGGGACCCAGTCAAGAATCAAACAGAACTGGCTGCAGTATTGACATACGAAAATTTGATGACTTCTctggttttctctttcgtatACCAGGTGAAAGTTCACGATGACGCTCgaaatgatcaaatcaaaaccaaaGATTATACGATCAAATCAAAAGCCGACAAGCTTGAAGAAATTTCACAGCTGATTCTTCTTATTCTCAAACTGCTGGTGTCAATTCCGAAATCGAAGAGTGAAAGCAAGCGATTGAAGATTCAGCTAGAAGTGTACATCAACATCTTTGAACTCAAGCGGGTATCTCAAAAACCGAACCTCTTGCTTAGAGTATGCACGTCGCACCAAGGAACACCCAACGAGTTCAAGCTGATCAAGTTGTTGCTGAAAGCAGGAGCGGATCCCAACGCTGTAGATCAACAACGCTGCAGCCCTCTTCATCTGCTGGCAGACTGTGAACATTTCTCCTCTCGTATGTGGGACGATCCTTCGTATTCTACTCGTGCTGAAAACTTCACTTCGATCGTTCGACTTATCTTGCATGAAAGATTTCATGACGAACAAGTTAATTTAAGTGGCCAATCAGCATTGGAGCGTATTCAAGCTCTTCTTTCGCGGTATCCAAATGCCGAATTAAGCCGACTGGTAGTCAATTTCTCGCAGGGTGTTCGTCCGTTATCTTGCATCGCAGCGAAAGAAGCTCGAAGGAATCAACTCCCCTGTGAAGGGTTACCTATGACCGTTCAGTCTATGGTTTTGCAGCACTAG
- the LOC124197462 gene encoding uncharacterized protein LOC124197462 isoform X2 encodes MSSKRKADEDVTPECHDHGNPPKKRKNDVDSLLLEVENQNVAYLKYLVEQGTGNFPLSEQWRLVFIPALSDTTISDQIFHILKKKYPDIDLMKKEEKTKNPDCMILPQDADTEQLIEVLELVGAACVFYGNAKDRRYGWSFWYKATNLREGNAIPKSTFLQSENLKLAMRKKLEFQTVQELEDLLRQRRTHWATQAIFTSLRISKKCDCYQKRFVVYNLFKFALQGWGDRNVPRPRAFAISLTLFELFGKTKFFDELVKNETNLEDVVHSTFTEFFNTLRDPVKNQTELAAVLTYENLMTSLVFSFVYQVKVHDDARNDQIKTKDYTIKSKADKLEEISQLILLILKLLVSIPKSKSESKRLKIQLEVYINIFELKRVSQKPNLLLRVCTSHQGTPNEFKLIKLLLKAGADPNAVDQQRCSPLHLLADCEHFSSRMWDDPSYSTRAENFTSIVRLILHERFHDEQVNLSGQSALERIQALLSRYPNAELSRLVVNFSQGVRPLSCIAAKEARRNQLPCEGLPMTVQSMVLQH; translated from the coding sequence ATGAGTTCTAAAAGGAAAGCTGATGAAGATGTGACACCTGAATGTCATGATCATGGGAATCCCCctaagaaaaggaagaatgatGTTGATTCTCTTCTGCTTGAAGTTGAAAACCAGAATGTGGCTTACTTGAAGTATTTGGTTGAACAAGGAACTGGCAACTTCCCGTTGAGTGAACAGTGGAGATTAGTATTCATTCCTGCCCTATCTGACACCACTATTTCAGACCAGATCTTTCATATCCTCAAGAAGAAGTACCCAGACATCGACctcatgaaaaaagaagagaaaacaaaaaatccagaTTGTATGATTCTACCACAGGATGCTGATACAGAGCAGCTCATTGAAGTACTGGAGCTGGTCGGCGCTGCGTGTGTTTTTTATGGGAACGCAAAAGATCGAAGATACGGCTGGAGCTTCTGGTATAAAGCCACGAATCTGCGAGAAGGCAATGCCATTCCGAAGTCTACTTTTCTTCAATCTGAAAACCTAAAACTTGCTATGaggaaaaaacttgaattccAAACTGTTCAAGAATTGGAAGATTTGTTACGGCAGAGGCGAACGCACTGGGCGACTCAAGCAATCTTCACTTCTCTACGTATTTCGAAGAAGTGTGACTGCTATCAGAAAAGATTCGTTGTCTacaatttgttcaaattcGCTCTTCAAGGATGGGGGGACCGCAATGTCCCTCGGCCCCGCGCTTTCGCCATATCCCTCACCCTTTTTGAGCTCTtcggtaaaacaaaattttttgacgaactagtgaaaaatgaaacgaactTGGAAGATGTGGTCCACTCAACGTTCACCGAATTCTTCAACACCCTGAGGGACCCAGTCAAGAATCAAACAGAACTGGCTGCAGTATTGACATACGAAAATTTGATGACTTCTctggttttctctttcgtatACCAGGTGAAAGTTCACGATGACGCTCgaaatgatcaaatcaaaaccaaaGATTATACGATCAAATCAAAAGCCGACAAGCTTGAAGAAATTTCACAGCTGATTCTTCTTATTCTCAAACTGCTGGTGTCAATTCCGAAATCGAAGAGTGAAAGCAAGCGATTGAAGATTCAGCTAGAAGTGTACATCAACATCTTTGAACTCAAGCGGGTATCTCAAAAACCGAACCTCTTGCTTAGAGTATGCACGTCGCACCAAGGAACACCCAACGAGTTCAAGCTGATCAAGTTGTTGCTGAAAGCAGGAGCGGATCCCAACGCTGTAGATCAACAACGCTGCAGCCCTCTTCATCTGCTGGCAGACTGTGAACATTTCTCCTCTCGTATGTGGGACGATCCTTCGTATTCTACTCGTGCTGAAAACTTCACTTCGATCGTTCGACTTATCTTGCATGAAAGATTTCATGACGAACAAGTTAATTTAAGTGGCCAATCAGCATTGGAGCGTATTCAAGCTCTTCTTTCGCGGTATCCAAATGCCGAATTAAGCCGACTGGTAGTCAATTTCTCGCAGGGTGTTCGTCCGTTATCTTGCATCGCAGCGAAAGAAGCTCGAAGGAATCAACTCCCCTGTGAAGGGTTACCTATGACCGTTCAGTCTATGGTTTTGCAGCACTAG
- the LOC124198466 gene encoding uncharacterized protein LOC124198466: MGSKRKAGDVTPECQEHSNPAKKRKNDVESLLLEVENQNVAYWKYFVEESTGNFPLSEQWRLVFIPALSDTTISDQIFHILKKKYPDIDLMKKEEKTKNPDCMILPQDADTEQLIEVLELVGAACVFYGNAKDRRYGWSFWYKATNLREGNAIPKSTFLQSENLKLAMRKKLEFQTVQELEDLLRQRRTHWATQAIFTSLRISKKCDCYQKRFVVYNLFKFALQGWGDRNVPRPRAFAISLTLFELFGKTKFLDELVKNETNLEDVVHSTFTEFFNTLRDPVKNQTELAAVLTYENLMTSLVFSFVYQVKVHDDARNDQIKIKDYTIKSKADKLEEISQLILVILKLLVSIPKSKSESKRLKSQLEVYINIFELKRVSQKPNLLLRVCTSHQGTPNEFKLIKLLLKAGADPNAVDQQRCSPLHLLADCEVESSHMWDDPSYSTRAENFISTVRLILHDKFHEEQVNLSGQSALECIQNLLSRYPNDELSRLVVNFSQGVRPLSCIAAN, encoded by the coding sequence ATGGGTTCTAAAAGGAAAGCTGGTGATGTGACACCTGAATGTCAGGAACATAGTAATCCCgctaagaaaaggaagaatgatGTTGAATCTCTTCTGCTTGAAGTTGAAAACCAGAATGTGGCCTACTGGAAGTATTTTGTCGAAGAATCTACTGGCAACTTCCCGTTGAGTGAACAGTGGAGATTAGTATTCATTCCTGCCCTATCTGACACCACTATTTCAGACCAGATCTTTCATATCCTCAAGAAGAAGTACCCAGACATCGACctcatgaaaaaagaagagaaaacaaaaaatccagaTTGTATGATTCTACCACAGGACGCTGATACAGAGCAGCTCATTGAAGTACTGGAGCTGGTCGGCGCTGCGTGTGTTTTTTATGGGAACGCAAAAGATCGAAGATACGGCTGGAGCTTCTGGTATAAAGCCACGAATCTGCGAGAAGGCAATGCCATTCCGAAGTCTACTTTTCTTCAATCTGAAAACCTAAAACTTGCTATGaggaaaaaacttgaattccAAACTGTTCAAGAATTGGAAGATTTGTTACGGCAGAGGCGAACGCACTGGGCGACTCAAGCAATCTTCACTTCTCTACGTATTTCGAAGAAGTGTGACTGCTATCAGAAAAGATTCGTTGTCTacaatttgttcaaattcGCTCTTCAAGGATGGGGGGACCGCAATGTCCCTCGGCCCCGCGCTTTCGCCATATCCCTCACCCTTTTTGAGCTCTtcggtaaaacaaaatttttggacGAACtagtgaaaaatgaaacgaactTGGAAGATGTGGTCCACTCAACGTTCACCGAATTCTTCAACACCCTGAGGGACCCAGTCAAGAATCAAACAGAACTGGCTGCAGTATTGACATACGAAAATTTGATGACTTCTctggttttctctttcgtatACCAGGTGAAAGTTCACGATGACGCTCgaaatgatcaaatcaaaatcaaagattATACGATCAAATCAAAAGCCGACAAGCTTGAAGAAATTTCACAGCTGATTCTTGTTATTCTCAAACTGCTGGTGTCAATTCCGAAATCGAAGAGTGAAAGCAAGCGATTGAAGAGTCAGCTAGAAGTATACATCAACATCTTTGAACTCAAGCGGGTATCTCAAAAACCGAACCTCTTGCTTAGAGTATGCACGTCGCACCAAGGAACACCCAACGAGTTCAAGCTGATCAAGTTGTTGCTGAAAGCAGGAGCGGATCCCAACGCTGTAGATCAACAACGCTGCAGCCCTCTTCATCTGCTGGCAGACTGCGAAGTTGAATCCTCTCACATGTGGGACGATCCTTCGTATTCTACTCGTGCTGAAAACTTCATATCGACCGTTCGACTTATCTTGCATGACAAATTCCACGAAGAACAAGTTAATCTCAGTGGCCAATCAGCATTGGAGTGTATTCAAAATCTTCTTTCGCGGTATCCAAATGACGAATTAAGCCGACTGGTAGTCAATTTCTCGCAGGGTGTTCGTCCGTTATCTTGCATCGCAGCGAATTAA